The nucleotide sequence GGAAAAATTGTATGGGTTCCCCTCGTTCAGTAATGAGATCGTGCTCCACTGGCAATGCTATCGGGAAAAAGATAAGCAGGTGGATGTAAGTGGAGTATGATACGGTCATTGTCGGCGGCGGGATTGCAGGGCTTCAAACTGCAATCCAACTAGCTAGATGCCTTCGACGCGTAGCAGTCATTGACATGCCGGGTGGTCGATCAACAGTCGCCAAAGCCTACCGAAACATTCTCGGATTTTCGGAGGGGGTTAGTGGCGATTTTTTGCGTCAAGCGGGCAGGGAACAAGCACAAAAATACGGCGCAATCTTGATAACAGATGAGGTAACAAAGCTTGCTACTGACTCAAGCGGCTTATTTACGATAGGTACGAAAAGTAGCATACATACGCTTACTTCGCGAACGCTGGTATTGGCCACCGGCATTCGCGACCCGTTTCCAACAATCCCTGGCTTCTCCGATTGTGTAGGAATATCGATTTTCTTGTGTCCCGACTGTGACGGCTATGAAACAGTCGGGAAAGACACGGCAATCATTGGAGCAGGCCTGCACGCTGTTTCGATGGCAGACGAACTTATTTATTATACAAACAGCTTAACAGTCATTAACCATGCACAGGTGCAGGTGGATATGCAGGTTGTCTCTGGACTGAGCCAGCGAGGGATTATATATCGAGAGGAAAAAGTATGTACCCTTCATCATACAGGTGGACAATTGCAAGAAATCGAGTTCTCATCAGGCGAACGCTTGTATGCTGAAAGAGCATTTCTTGCCTTTCCGGGTGCTCACGCTTTGACAGAGCTTTTGCGTGGTTTTTCCGTGCAAATTCATGAAAAGGGCCACATCCATTCGAATCCACGAACAAAAGAAACTGATCATCCCAACATATGGGCTGTTGGCGATATTAATGAGCATTCTCAACAAGTGTCGATTGCCATGGGGGATGGAACACAGGCGGCTATTTGGATTCAAAAGCGACTGCGTGAATATGAGACCTAGAAAAACGCCTGATTCTGGGCGTTTTTTCATGTACAAACCTTTATGAATGAGAAGGAACCCGAACTAGCAGAGCCAAATATAAATACATAAGAAGAAGCATGAAGGGGAACTTTTCCTGGGAAAGCGCAGGAAATGACAGGCAACAACAAAGTTTCTTTTTTCTTGAGTTGATTCGACATTGATAGGCGAATGTTGCGTAGGTGTCATGGTAGCTTTGTTCCAGTAACTAAATGTGATATGATAGGACTACCCCGTATTTTCCAGTCCATCAAAAAATGGATGAATGCCAACAGGTATTCGCCGGAGAATGTGGAGAACTCT is from Brevibacillus brevis and encodes:
- a CDS encoding NAD(P)/FAD-dependent oxidoreductase; this translates as MEYDTVIVGGGIAGLQTAIQLARCLRRVAVIDMPGGRSTVAKAYRNILGFSEGVSGDFLRQAGREQAQKYGAILITDEVTKLATDSSGLFTIGTKSSIHTLTSRTLVLATGIRDPFPTIPGFSDCVGISIFLCPDCDGYETVGKDTAIIGAGLHAVSMADELIYYTNSLTVINHAQVQVDMQVVSGLSQRGIIYREEKVCTLHHTGGQLQEIEFSSGERLYAERAFLAFPGAHALTELLRGFSVQIHEKGHIHSNPRTKETDHPNIWAVGDINEHSQQVSIAMGDGTQAAIWIQKRLREYET